The Raphanus sativus cultivar WK10039 chromosome 6, ASM80110v3, whole genome shotgun sequence sequence agtttttgtaaacttattatatattggtATTAATGTGTGgtaaactatttttcatggtacatgaacatcgtttaaatgttttcacaatTAAATGAGTCGATTAACcattttaaatctttgttttttagagaaacggacacaacaaaggttctaaatttctttgaccatcatccaATGTCTGTGAAAGATGCAACTAtgcattaaaacaaaattttcatattttttaatttttctcaaaatctgtgggttaaccccccTACGAAAATATGGAGTTTTTGTAAAATTCGTTATATAACGAAGCCTATactttttgagtattttttaagttttttttaaccTTATTCTATATTGGTATTAATGTGTGATAATCTATTTTTTCGTGGTACATGAACATCGTTTAAATGTTCTcacaattaatttttcaaaattaaattagtcgattaaccattttaaaactttgttCTCTAGTGAAACGTACGCAACAAAGGTACTAAacttctttgaccatcatcataTTTCAGTGAAGTATGCAACTAtgcattaaaacaaaattttcattattttgaatttttttcaaaatctgtgtgTTAaaccctacgaaaatattgagttttttgttaaattctttATATACCGAGGCCTAtactttttgaatatttgtagtttttattaacttattatatattggtATTAATGtgtgtaaattatttttcatggtacatgagcatcgtttaaatgttttcaaaattaagTTTGCACAATTAAATGAGTCGATTAACcattttaaatctttgttttctaGAGAAACGAACACAACAAAGATTCTAAACTTCTTTGACCATCTTTATATGTCAGTGAAAGATGCAACTAtccattaaaataaaattttcatatttttgaatttttctcaaaatctgtgggttaacccctacgaaagtattgagtttttgttaaattatttatataacgaAGCTTATactttttgagtatttttttttgtttttataaccTTATGTCTTTCTTCTTGTGGACTAGTTCATTAGCTTTCTGGTACCAGTTGATGTCTGATTGAAGTGATGATGTAGTGTCTTCAAGTTGTCTCCTTAGGCCTCCAATTTCCCAATTGTAGTTTCCAATCCTATCATTGATCATGTACTTGACCTCTGCTTCAGTGTATGTTTTGCTGACTGGATCTCCTTTGGCAAATTGTTCTGCATGTTCTGGTAGACATAAACAAGATCGTTCCATCATTGAGGCTCTGTATAGCAGCTTTCTGATTTCTTCTTCAGAAACATTGATGATGTCTCCGTCTTCTCCTCTTGCTCTGTAGACTCCATATTCGTCTTTCTTTTCCCAAAAGAAACGACGAACTCCAAATTCGAAAGCTCGTTTCCCAAATTCTCGGCGTATATCGATCAATGCAATAGGtgtgatatcgatcgatgtctgatgaaaatcttgttttttctGAGTTGAGATGATCTCCCTTCTTCACCATCTGGCTCGGCTGATGTGTCTGCAATGTGCTGCTGATGGTGCTGGTGTTCCATAATGTTGGGTTGCTCGGATGGTTGAgggttggtgtcgatcgatgaggctgctggtgtatcgatcgatgtgtgTGAAGATATGTTGATCGGCTGAGGTTCTGCTGTATCGAGCAATGGGACTGGTTCTGGTTGGGTGTTGTCGGTCAATGATGCGGtttctactgcaaaactctcgtGATAATCGTCTGCCCAACTTCCAATAGAATAGTCTCTGTCTCTAGCATCATCGTGTCTTGTATCGAGCGATGCTGGTATTGTAGTATCGGTCGGCGGTGGATAGGACCAATCGAACGATGTCGGTAGggctctgtcgatcgatggtgggaaggctctgtcgatcgatgtaccgAAGCTgattttgtctttgtttctctagGTAATTGACATTTCGTAGTTCTTAATCCACTGATTTAAGCATGATATGCTCATCTAAAattaaagatagtttagaatatattaatataatttttggatGTGGTTAGAATTATTagataaaactaaataaaaaactcaatattttcgaaGGAGGTTCACCTACaaatattgaataaaactaaaaatatgaaaatattatttaaaatcttagTTGCATCCTCCACTAACATATGATGATGGTTAAAGTGGTTTAGAACCttatttttctctgtttttctagATAATTGACATTCCGTAGTCTTTAATCTACTGATTTAAGCAGGATATGCATTTTAAcgaaattaattttgaaaaaataattagaatgctgctcatgtaccatgaaagatagtctagaatatattaatataaattttagatgtggttagaatttttaaataatactaaataatataatgatCGGTACATAGATCATTTAAcgaaaaaacttaatattttcgtACGGGTTAACCTAGAAATTTTGagtaaatttcaaatataatgaaaatattattgaaatgtttAGTTGCAACATCCACTAACATATGATGATGGTTAAAGAGTTTTGGAACCTTATTTGTCTCTGTTTTTCTAGATAATTGACATTTCGTTGTTGTTAATCCACTTATTTAAGCAGGATATGCAttttaactaaattaatttaaaaaaaaaattagaaagatgATCATGtaacatgaaagatagtttaaagTATATTAATGTTAATTTTGGATGTGGTTAGAATTATTAAATAacactaaataatataatattcggtatatagaacatttaacaaaaaactcaatatttttgtagGGCGTTAAACTACAACTTTTgagtaaaattcaaaaatatgaaagtattatttatatgtttatgtgAATCCTCCACTAACATATGATTATGGTTAAAGAGGTTTAGTacctttttatctttgtttctcTAAATAATTGACATTTCGTAGTGGTTAGTCCACTGATTTAAGGTGGATAGgcattttaactaaaataatttttataaaattagaatGATGCTCATGTACCATGAAAAAATAGTGTATAATACttcaatataaatttttgatGAGGTGAGAATTATTGAATAacactaaataatataatgttcgGTGTATAGAGCATTTAACGAACTCAGTATTTTTGTAAAAGTTAACCTACAAATTTTGagtaaaattcaaaaaactgaaaatattatttaaatattaagtttCATCCTCCACTAACATATGATATGTTAAAGAGTTTTAAAcgttatttttctttgtttctctagataattgATTCATAGTTGTTAACCCATTTATTTAAGCAGGATATGCAatttaactaaattaatttaaaataaattagaatgattttaatgtaccatgaaatatagtgtataatatattaatataaaatttgacgTGGTTAGAATTGTTAAATAACACTAAAGAATATATTGTTCGGTCCATAGAgcatttaacaaaaaaactcaatattttcgtaggggttaacctACAAATTATGagtaaattcaaaaatatgaaaatattatattaatgtttaGTTACATTCTCCACTAACATATGATGATGGTTAAAGAGTTTTGGAAccttattttctatatttctcTAGATAATTGGCATTTCGTAGCTGTTAATCCACTAATTTAAGTAGGATATgcattttaactaattttatttttaaaaaaattagaatgatcctcatgtaccatgaaagatagtgtaaaatatattaatataaattttggatgtggttagtattattaaataacactaaaaaatataatgttcggtatataaagcatttaccgaaaaactaaatattttcgtaggggttagTCTACAAATTTTGagtaaaattcaaaaacatagaaatattatttaaatgcatAGTTGCATCCTCAATTGACATATTATGATAGTCATAGAGGTACAGAACATTTGGTATTTCTGTTTCTGTTGATAATAGAGATTTCATAGTTGTTAGTCCACTTATTTAAGCATTCTAGATATTTAACTaaattagttattaaaaattaaaatggcAATGTACCATGAAAAAGATGGTTTACTGAATGCAACACTCGGAAAAAGGTCCGTGCAACACTCGGAAAAAGGTCATGTAGAAATGATGATTTAAATGCATAGTTGCATTCTAGATTTTTAACTAtgttaattgttaaaaaaaaaactaaaatggcAATGTACCATGAAAAAGATGGTGTACTGAATGCAACACTTAGAAAAAGGTCCATGCAACACTCGGAAAAAGGTTATAtagaaatattgtttaaatttgTAGGTTAACCCTTACTAACCTCATAAGTCAACTCAACATGTAATAGAGGACTATTAActcaaatttattattatgtttcatCCACTCATTTTGAACTCTTTTGAATGACAAAATTATTGTGTTTCATCCCCACATCTTGAATGGCCCCATCTTCCCTCTGCTCTTTCATTCATGTcactaataaaaacaaaagggTGTGAAAGCAACTCGTCATTGTAACagtttttttggttatatatgATTTGTCTCATCAGCATTCTGCATGTGAAAATAATGCATCAAATTTCTAACAATCTTAACAaattccaaataatacaatgaCGAGTTGCTTTGAGACgataaaatactattggttctGAAAATGGTATGCCCGCCATTAACCATAGTATGGTTCATAGTGAACTGTTCACACCTCATCAACATCTGATCTAAATTGAAGTCGGTCTAACTCAGTCGGGCCAAACACAAAAATCGGCTTGGCGAACGAAGGCCTAAACGCCAAAAAGAGAAGTTCAACTCGCAAGTTCGACGTCTTGTCACCGACCTGCTCCCTGACATAACAGGAGGCATGTCTACCTATGCTAGGACAAACCGAAATAATCACCTATCCACCTACTTGTTGAACCATCAACTAGTTTGGAAGTGGTAGTAGGCAGAATGCATGATTGCCTATCCCTGAACATAAGTAAAAATACCTACTCTCGAATTTCGACCAAAGATCGCTTGCTATAAATACCGAAGACATTCGATGaagaaaaatacacaaaatatcGGGGAAAGAACTGCTAATCTTGAAATGTAGTGAGACAGAGTCTTAACTTGAATTTAATAGTTAAACTGACCTCGCCACTGATTGTTAGAATCTATACCACCGAGGTAGGGAAGGATCTCTACACTACTCTGCACACGAACCTTGCAGCAAATGCTCCCACCACCCTGGATGCCAAACTCAAGGGAATCTTACATGTCTGTGCTCACTCAGGTGAACCTAATAGGCTCACCAAAATGCATCTCACTTCGTGACACTCAGTTCACAGCATCTTGCTAAACGATCGCCGGATGGAACCATACACCAACTTCAGCCCAACATGCGCCGCAAAACGCCTTCTTGTTAGGCCGCTGCCCAAGGCCCACCTAAGTACGACAATCAGAACCTCCCACGCCCAAGGAAACCAAGTCCGCATAGATCCAAGCCCATCCGCGTATAGCTGGCAAGCATCCACAACCTATAAACGATATAATAattaatgtaattatttatttgagGCGTTAGGTTATTGCGACACATCAGTTTTTCACTTTTCTATAATGATTTGTGAagatgaatatttaaaaaagaaaacaacaacaactttATTTCACGAATAGGGGATAGAGGTACATCAACCAATCTTTTCGGATggttatacaaaataaaataaaaagtacaaTGGGCTATAAACCCAAATTATTGAAAACCAAAGATTAAAACATATAACGTAGCGTGGGTGTCTTGATTCTTGAACAATAAACATCAATAAAGCATATTGATAGTTTACCACTAATCTTGGATCTTTTCCATAACCTTAATTCTCGACTCAACGACCAATTTGCTAAGCTTAGCCACAGTTTCGTCAACCTCGTTGATTGAGTCAGTAAAACCTCCCAATTTCTTCTTGATTAGTTTCAGTTCATTTTTCGTGTCTCTCTCGCTAGCCTCGTCAGGAGTATCCGCGATCTCCAACATCGACTCTATCTTATTTAAAAGGGTCTCGACTAAGCTCATTATGGTCGCCATCGCATCTTTGTTGACTTCCAAACCTTTCCCAACCTGTTCTGCTATATCTTTCTGTTTCTTCACAGTGTCCTCCAGTTTCTGCATTGCAATCTTGGTCCCTGCCCATCCCACGGCAACGACTGGTAACGCAAAACCCGCAGCTATTGCACCTTCCACCAGAAATTCGCCCCCGAATGCAAATGTAGCCACCCCTATGAGAGCAACAACACCAAACAACGTGCCGAAAATTATATTCGTAAGTTTGCTATGTGCTTGTGCCGCCTCATATGCCTCATCAATCTTCTTTTTCAGATCACTCACTTGCTCCAGAAGGTTTTCCTGCTCCTTTTTGACCAAGTCGAACTGAGCTATTAACTTGTCGCCATCAAAATCGTGTTTCATGTTTTCAAACTTCTTCAGGTCCTCCAATGCTTTCTCATACTTGTTCATAGTATTCCCACCATTTTCCGCCGACTCTTTGTCAAAGAGATCCACCGCGCGTTGAAGGTAAAGGTCGCCAATTGATGCTTTGTCGGCCAGTTTATCAACACTGTTGAAAAACTGTAAAGTCTTGATGGTATCCTCAAAATAGGCCTCCACTATCTTTTTTAGATCTTCGTTGTCCCACACGTCGCCTTCGATAGAAGTAATGAACTTTGCCACAGCTTGGCATGCATCAAGCAGATACTTGTAGAGCTCCGCGTATGATGTGTGTACGGAATAAGAATCAGTCTCGGCTTGAGCGTTGACCGAGTTCAACACTTTGTTGGCCCCCTCTTGAAGCGAAGCATCAAAGGATTTGAGCTCTGGGTGTTGTTCACAAGCAGCTTTGTAGGAACTAATATTTGCTGAGTGAACTTCGTGTAGCGCCATTGATATTACTGAAAGAGAAAGAAATCATGAATAGGCAGAGATCTTAGAGCAGGTCCATTGGTAatggttaaaaaaaatacaaatacctATGTACATTTTATAGGTATCTATATGGATCCAAAACTTTCCTACCTAAAAACCCAAAACTCGAAAGAATCTGACCCAAACCCGATCCGAATATCCAAATGTCCAAGCCTACGACAGAGTTGTTCATACAAACCGAGCTTCCCAAATTAGAGAAGTTAACATCTACTCCCTAAAAACATCTCTAAATTAGAGAAtttgaagaaaaacaaaaagaattacCATAATATACGAACTTCATAAAagataataatgaaaaatattcatattCCTTTcatgtataaaaaaaattgactttGTTATCAGAAATATGAaactagaaaaagaaaaaaatatatgagcAAAATCTATGTGTATgtaaagaaaatgagaaaattaCCTGAACTTGGACCGGAATTTTGCTCAAGACTGGAGGAGGAAGATGTTTTGGATGATTTGTTAGGCTAGTGATGTACATGTATTTATAGGAGAAACCTGTGGAGACTAGTTACAACTATGCCCTCACTAAATATCTATATATCCCCAAACTCAATGTATGGTCACTCAACCTTTGTAAATGTGATGTAAAACTATTAATCTTTTCGTTGGAATATTATATCCATGACCAAAGACGAGTGGAACATAGCATGATACCACTATGCTACTGAAACACATCCATATTTGAGAGCCGAAAAAAGTAATAACATTTCGGAGGGCTGCAGCTGTCGCGTTTCCCGCGTCTACCACGCGACACTCTGCGCATGAGTGGTAAAAGGGATGATGGTGTGCTTACCGCGAAAGAGCACAATCacattcataaatatattttcaccaATCACATTCGATTATAACTTTGATATGAAATTgcatatatgaataaattatttactTTGTATTGACATTAACGTATATGACTAACTCAATATTCTATTGCAGCATATTCCACACAAGTAAAGAAAATGTTTCCACACATTAATTACTAATGATGAGTTGGATGTTGTTAAAGATGAGAGATTCGATAAGTGGTTGCAGTTACACCTTAGTATGAAAATTTTATGACTTCGATTGGTGACCTCTAACCGCTGCGTTTGGAGGTCCATCATTTTTATTGTTACCAATCAGAAAAACGTTATCAAACACTATAGTAAAAGCTTTATTCTTAGCTTTTTCTCACCGTTTTTCTAACAGCTTTTTTCGCACCGTTTTGCACTATTTTACAACCGCTAACCACTTACACTAACAGCTAATAATTCAGTTCCGTTTTTGTTCACCAGTCGGAGtctatatgttttttttaacgtcAAACGGTTGTTCTAttactcaagcttgaggtggtctacgtaaccagaccggaatagttCAACCAAAATAGCAAATCGTTCTATGAAAAGTTCGAGCAAATCGGAGTCTATATGTTTTacttgataatatatatatgcattttttaAACTATGAACCATACTTGAGATAAGAGTGGTGAATGTAGGGCTTAAATCTTTTCAGAACCAATAGTATTTTCTCGATTCGATAAGTGGTTGCAGTTACACCTAAGTATGAAAATTTTATGACTCCGATTGGTGATCTCTAACCGCTGCGTTTGGAGGTCCATCACTTTTATTGTTACCAATCACAAAAATGTTATCAAACACTACAGTAAAAGCGTTATTCTCAGCTTTTTCGCACCGTTATCAAACCGCTAACCACTTCCACTAACCGCTAATAATCCGCTCCGCTTTTGTTCACCAATCGGAGCTTATATGTTTTacttgatttaatatatatatatatatatatgcatttttttaaaggatttttaacactaaaaccccttaactaagtttgttttgggttaaagcccccaaactaagtatttaacgaaataacccccaatatatataatgttgatttaaaaaaaatctgactcatatatttatagaaatttttaaaaatgctaattttgaaaattaaagttactagataagatataactttttaaattatatttacttgtcttttacatttttttaatttttagataattttaatacaaataaagctttagatattttttatatttttgggtttttacatttttaatttatacatatataatgttgattttaaacaaaaaaaaagcagacttatatatctatataattttttaatgctaattttgaaaattaaagttactaatttttagtaatgttattatattttagatttttcttttaatggtAAAACTCCCCAACTATGTTTACTTATTGTAAAAAACCCTAAACTAAAGATTTATCAGTAGTACTGGTAATTATAACCTGAAAtggtttaattcattaaataaatttagtttaaagattatttcattaaatatttagtttggggGTTTTTATCGAAAACAAATTTAGTTGAgagttttttatattaaaaatcatttttaaaactaCGAACATACTTAAGAGTGGTGAATGTAGGGCTTAAATCTTTTCAGAACCAATAGTATTTTCTCGTCTCAAAGCAACTCGTTGTTGTATTATTATCTCTTTTTGATTAACCTGCGGTATTTCAGACCAAAATGACTCAAACTAATTCATAAGAAGAGGTGCAGTCCATAGATGGATCCTCTATCCGGATATTCAAATGGACCATAAACAATAAGTCTATATCCATGTGACCACATGATGAAATGTAGTGGTCCTTGTCGTATTATTGGGaatttgatgtattattttcaCGTGCAGAATGCTGATAACAGTTGCAACGACGAGCTGCCTCACACCAATCAAAGATTCAATAAATAAGTAAAGGAAAACTAAAAATAGTGGCCATTCAATTGGAGATAAGATTTCAAAGTCCATATTTTATGGCAcgtttaaaacaaaataattcatCAAATTTCTAACCACCTTAAatcatttgaataaaaataatgttaCAGTCACGAGTTGCTTTTATTGGTTCTGAATGAAAGAGAAGAGATCAGAAGATGGGGCGTTAGTTCAAGATGTGGGGATGAAAcacaataattttgttattcaaaatGAGTGGATGAAACTTAATAATAATCTTGCAATTCaagataattttgtttgttatcTACAGTCCatgaatttttgattttttcatctGAATTTTATTAACTGATCTTTAACAGGGTTTACCGAACTACAAATTCTCTGGAGAATGATAAGAACGATTACAAAGAAACACTTAAAAAAACCAAATTAGAACTATCCTAAAGTTATACTctgcttcttcctttttttttttaacacaactCTGCTTCTTCCTAATGCTCCATGTCAATACTCCAAAACTGAACCAAATCGACAATGAATCCATCGCTGAAACCGacgaaataaacaaaaacttgaGTTAAAAGTCCTCTATTAACTTCTGAGATTAAGTTTAGTGGTACAAACTTCTTGAAAACGGAAAAACCCctgaaaagaaaattttgatcGTCTATCAATATAGATAGAATGACAATCAATCATACCATATTCAATTCTAACAATAGTTCAACTAAATGAGGCCGCAAGCAGCCGTTAAACCGCTTCACCAAAGAGATGAAGGATGCAATGCAATTTAACCAAGGGGGATCATCAAGGAGTAGACGAAAGCTTTTTGACAGAAAATTTTGGAACCCAAACAAAGACAAACCACGTCGCAAGTCTTTAATGTTATGTTTACACATCAACGATTAGTGAGGGTATAGTTGTAACTAGCCTACACAAGTTTCTCCTATAAATACTTGTACATCACTAACCTAACAAAATCATCCAAAACATCTTCCTCTTGTCTTGAGCAAGATTCTGATCCGGTAATTTTCTTCAAACTCTAGCTCATTTTGATATGTAATTACTgcttttttttcccaaattgagTATATTGAATAAACGGGCCAAGCCCAACAACAGGCCGAAGCCCAATTACATTAAGATCCATAACAAGCCCAAAAAGCTATGGGCTATACTAAGCAAAAGCTAAACGGGCCCACAGCCCAATAACCAAATCCGACGACTAAGGTCTACGCGATAAAGATAGAGGACACGTGGTCACATCTGATCCGTCCAGACGCTACCGTCTTATCTTGACCGTCTCCACCTCAAATCGTCGCCTGAGCACCACCACCACACGGTTCGTTTCGTCATCGATCTATACCTAAAAGCCTCCGACCGAAAccatctctctttttttctccaCACTGTCTTTCCGTCGGAGAGATCCATCGCTCCCGCGAGATCAAATCTGACTATGAAGCTTTTCAAATCCTAGACATGCGCACCGAGAACACCACTTCTATCCTTCTCTCAATCATAACTGCCATGAACGGAGAGCTACCTCACACGACCGAGATCTCAACCGCTATGACCAAAACAGATACCAAGACGATAAGATCCACGTCTCTCCTTTAAACATCTCGAACCAGAAAAAAACCCAAAAGTAACCCGAGTTCAAAACCGGCAGATTGGAGCTTTGCGAGCCTCCACTCTCCGGAACCAAAGCCGACGAAGGCGGAGCAGAAGAAATCTCCCCTTCCCGAAAGTTGAAACCGGCGGCGGTGAATCTGAGGAAGCCTCCACCTCCCGGAGAAAACCCGACGGCGACGGAACTAAGGTAGCTTCCATCCCTCGGGAACAAACACAACCTGTGCATGCGAGCGGCTCCCTCTCCACCTTTGACCTCCAAGCAACCGCGTCGTTGCTCCAAAAGCTGAGCCACCGACAGAGGAGACGGCGGAATCAGAGCTCGGACAAGGCGGATAATGACATGACGGCTTGGAGGGAGCAAAGGGAAACTTTTACGACGGACAAGAAGGGGGTCCGACGGAggcacggacgctcacgcgccggccaAACCGCCGATCCCCTGTCTCTCTcactttttttctctctctttttgctATGTAATTAATGCTTTACTTTCAAGTATTATTAGATGGGTGTTTTTGCATATACACAGATTTTGCacatatatttattctttttctagtttcatatttcttataataaaatctattttttata is a genomic window containing:
- the LOC108813699 gene encoding UPF0496 protein At3g28270, with product MALHEVHSANISSYKAACEQHPELKSFDASLQEGANKVLNSVNAQAETDSYSVHTSYAELYKYLLDACQAVAKFITSIEGDVWDNEDLKKIVEAYFEDTIKTLQFFNSVDKLADKASIGDLYLQRAVDLFDKESAENGGNTMNKYEKALEDLKKFENMKHDFDGDKLIAQFDLVKKEQENLLEQVSDLKKKIDEAYEAAQAHSKLTNIIFGTLFGVVALIGVATFAFGGEFLVEGAIAAGFALPVVAVGWAGTKIAMQKLEDTVKKQKDIAEQVGKGLEVNKDAMATIMSLVETLLNKIESMLEIADTPDEASERDTKNELKLIKKKLGGFTDSINEVDETVAKLSKLVVESRIKVMEKIQD